The Oikeobacillus pervagus genome has a segment encoding these proteins:
- the pheA gene encoding prephenate dehydratase, whose translation MTIAFLGPAATFTDLAVRKAFPTEDRTPCLTIPRCMDLVVAGEVDLAVVPLENALEGTVNLTIDYLYHEANLTIIGEIIAPIQQHLMVHPDHAKRWKEVEKILSHPHAIAQCHKFLHNQFPHTRCEQSTSTAAAAQFISEHPEYRYAAIGNALSAESYQLVIAKENIHDYTFNHTRFIILSKGENRQIDLPLKKTQDKTTIMVTLPTDNPGALHQVLSAFAWRHINLSKIESRPLKTGLGNYFFIIDIGQKMDEVLLPSAFKEMEALGCKVTVIGSYSSYLI comes from the coding sequence TTGACTATAGCTTTCTTGGGACCTGCGGCTACCTTCACTGATTTAGCTGTAAGAAAAGCATTTCCAACAGAAGATAGAACACCTTGCTTAACGATTCCTAGATGTATGGATTTAGTAGTAGCTGGGGAAGTAGATTTAGCGGTCGTTCCTTTAGAAAATGCCCTAGAGGGGACCGTGAATTTAACGATTGATTATTTATATCATGAGGCAAATCTAACGATCATTGGGGAAATAATCGCTCCGATTCAGCAGCATTTAATGGTACATCCAGACCATGCCAAGCGTTGGAAAGAGGTAGAAAAGATTTTGTCACACCCTCATGCGATTGCCCAATGTCATAAATTTTTACATAATCAATTTCCACACACACGGTGTGAACAATCAACATCTACGGCAGCGGCAGCCCAATTCATAAGTGAGCATCCCGAATATCGATATGCTGCAATTGGAAATGCTCTATCTGCTGAAAGTTATCAATTGGTCATTGCGAAGGAAAACATCCATGATTATACTTTCAACCATACTCGTTTTATCATTTTATCGAAGGGAGAAAATCGCCAAATCGATTTGCCCTTGAAAAAAACTCAAGATAAAACAACGATTATGGTCACATTACCTACGGATAATCCTGGGGCTCTTCATCAAGTTTTATCTGCCTTTGCATGGAGACATATTAACTTAAGTAAAATTGAATCTAGACCATTGAAAACAGGCTTAGGAAATTATTTCTTTATTATTGATATAGGTCAAAAAATGGATGAGGTCCTTTTGCCTAGTGCCTTCAAAGAAATGGAAGCACTTGGTTGCAAAGTGACAGTGATTGGAAGCTATTCATCTTATCTAATTTAA
- a CDS encoding IscS subfamily cysteine desulfurase, with product MKYFDYAATTPIDEEALRVYKEASLHFFGNSSSLHDCGTNALFVVEQCKETLGEILGVDAKGIYFTSGGTEGNVLSIISMARGAKQRGMHIISSMAEHTSVHSALAFLEKEGFEITKIPFLKNGQIDLQQLESSIRKDTILITIQHVNSEIGTIQPIQDIAKMTENKGILFHTDCVQSFGKLDLKTITPYVDSLTISSHKIYGPKGVGAVYIDPACKWEAVFPLLTHEDGFRGGTLNVPGIASFISAAEQMAKTDNHLEMEWELRTLLKTAIGNEASFFEGDDRSQLPTIVGVALNQMEGQLVMLECNRHGFAISTGSACQAKHEGETKAIQAMGYPIEVAKRFFRISFGKMTTKEEILTLGQLIKEIGQS from the coding sequence ATGAAGTATTTCGATTATGCTGCGACAACACCGATCGATGAAGAAGCATTGCGTGTTTATAAGGAAGCATCTTTGCACTTTTTTGGAAATAGTTCTAGTTTACATGATTGTGGAACAAATGCCCTTTTCGTAGTAGAACAATGCAAAGAAACATTAGGGGAAATATTAGGAGTCGACGCAAAAGGAATTTATTTTACTTCTGGAGGCACAGAAGGAAATGTACTTTCCATCATTTCTATGGCAAGAGGGGCAAAACAACGGGGAATGCATATTATCAGCTCTATGGCGGAACATACGTCTGTTCACTCTGCCCTCGCCTTTTTAGAAAAAGAAGGGTTTGAAATAACGAAAATTCCTTTTCTCAAGAATGGCCAAATTGATCTTCAACAGTTAGAATCAAGTATTCGCAAAGATACCATTCTCATCACAATTCAACATGTGAATTCCGAAATTGGGACGATTCAGCCCATTCAAGACATTGCGAAAATGACCGAAAATAAAGGGATTCTTTTTCATACTGATTGTGTACAATCTTTTGGAAAATTGGATTTAAAGACAATCACACCATACGTTGACAGCTTAACGATTTCTTCGCATAAAATATATGGACCAAAAGGAGTGGGAGCGGTTTATATCGACCCAGCTTGTAAGTGGGAGGCTGTTTTTCCACTTCTTACTCATGAAGATGGTTTCCGTGGTGGAACGTTGAATGTTCCTGGAATTGCCTCTTTCATCAGTGCAGCTGAACAGATGGCAAAGACCGATAACCATTTAGAAATGGAGTGGGAGCTTCGGACATTATTGAAAACTGCTATTGGGAATGAAGCGAGTTTTTTTGAAGGAGACGACAGAAGTCAATTGCCAACTATTGTGGGAGTAGCTTTGAACCAAATGGAAGGCCAATTGGTGATGTTAGAATGCAATCGACACGGATTTGCCATTTCGACAGGAAGTGCTTGCCAAGCTAAACATGAAGGGGAGACGAAAGCCATCCAAGCGATGGGATACCCTATCGAAGTGGCCAAACGATTTTTCCGCATTTCTTTTGGAAAAATGACAACGAAGGAAGAGATCCTCACTCTTGGGCAGCTCATTAAAGAAATTGGGCAGTCTTAA
- the rpmA gene encoding 50S ribosomal protein L27 has product MLRLDLQFFASKKGVGSTKNGRDSIAKRLGAKRADGQFVTGGSILYRQRGTKIYPGENVGRGGDDTLFAKTDGIVRFERMGRDKKKVSVYPVAQEA; this is encoded by the coding sequence ATGTTAAGATTAGATCTTCAATTCTTCGCTTCTAAAAAGGGTGTTGGTTCAACAAAAAACGGACGTGACTCAATCGCGAAACGCCTTGGTGCTAAACGTGCAGATGGTCAATTCGTTACAGGCGGATCCATTCTTTACCGTCAACGTGGAACTAAGATTTATCCAGGAGAAAATGTTGGCCGCGGTGGAGATGACACTCTTTTTGCTAAAACTGACGGAATCGTTCGTTTTGAACGCATGGGTCGTGACAAAAAGAAAGTTAGCGTATATCCTGTAGCACAAGAAGCTTAA
- a CDS encoding transcription repressor NadR, translating into MAPGKKVLGEERRDFILKLLKKSHHPITGSEFSKKTNVSRQVIVNDITLLKARNEPIIATSQGYFYLSSSPQETIIERTVACIHSPEETENELNLLVDQGVMVKDVRVEHPIYGDLTASIMVSNRKEVDQFMQKVRETKASFLSQLTNGVHLHTLCAKDRVTLDEAVHALHENGYLFEEFE; encoded by the coding sequence ATGGCTCCAGGGAAAAAAGTATTAGGGGAAGAAAGAAGAGACTTTATCCTAAAACTATTAAAAAAAAGTCACCATCCCATTACGGGAAGTGAATTTTCTAAAAAAACGAATGTTAGTCGACAAGTAATTGTGAACGATATCACATTATTAAAAGCGCGAAATGAACCGATCATCGCTACGAGTCAGGGGTATTTTTATTTATCCTCTTCTCCACAAGAAACGATTATTGAACGGACAGTCGCTTGTATACACTCGCCTGAAGAAACAGAAAATGAGTTAAATCTACTCGTTGATCAAGGAGTAATGGTGAAGGATGTCCGGGTTGAACATCCAATTTACGGAGACTTAACTGCATCTATCATGGTATCCAATCGAAAAGAAGTAGATCAATTTATGCAAAAAGTACGCGAAACAAAAGCGTCCTTTTTATCCCAACTGACAAATGGCGTACACCTACACACTTTATGTGCAAAAGATCGCGTTACATTAGACGAGGCTGTGCATGCCTTGCATGAAAATGGTTATTTATTTGAAGAGTTTGAATGA
- a CDS encoding Rne/Rng family ribonuclease, whose product MNQLVISTKGREKRLAVYKNQELEQLHVFQPGQSSLVGNIYYGIVTKVEAGMNACFVQIGTEKNGYLHRDQFPNHQHQPIQKLVHQGQKIIVQVKKDGTGSKGPRLTAIIEWSGELLIYMPKGRYVATSKKVSNQEKREKWKRWGEKNKREEEGVLLRTAAFSKTKEMILNEWNALRNKQEQLEKQTQHVKAPKLLYEKNDFFEEIILQLHHLESGVLVTDDRTLVQKLSEEEKVDFSLWTIDYHYSSSDLSFDHQLDIEIEKALKTIVWLPSGGFIVIEPTEAMTVIDVNTGKFTGKTLQEETIVQTNLQAAKELTRQMQLRDLSGMIIVDFIDMKNEEHRKKVKQVVEQQIKKDVKHAKVHEMTSLGLLQITRKKTKKSLTETITSPCPACLGKGRVKSAETIAFQLERKILEFALDDHEAILLEMTEDVHDIFVGEQSRDLSHLETLIKKTLFYRTSQSAIPYGEILRFGTKNELKEIGKRL is encoded by the coding sequence ATGAATCAGCTTGTGATTAGTACAAAGGGTCGTGAAAAGCGGCTTGCTGTTTATAAAAACCAAGAATTAGAACAGCTTCACGTATTCCAACCTGGGCAATCATCACTTGTTGGGAATATTTATTATGGAATTGTGACGAAAGTGGAGGCAGGTATGAATGCTTGCTTTGTTCAGATTGGCACAGAAAAAAATGGTTATTTACACCGAGATCAATTTCCAAATCACCAACATCAGCCGATCCAAAAGCTTGTGCATCAAGGACAAAAAATCATTGTACAAGTTAAAAAAGATGGAACGGGTTCCAAAGGTCCAAGATTAACGGCCATTATTGAATGGTCTGGAGAGTTACTCATCTATATGCCTAAAGGAAGATATGTCGCTACCTCCAAAAAAGTCTCAAACCAAGAGAAAAGAGAAAAATGGAAACGATGGGGAGAAAAGAATAAACGTGAGGAAGAAGGCGTTTTGTTGAGAACGGCTGCATTTTCCAAAACGAAAGAAATGATTTTAAATGAGTGGAATGCCTTAAGAAATAAACAAGAACAGCTAGAAAAACAGACACAGCATGTAAAGGCCCCAAAGCTTCTTTATGAAAAGAATGATTTTTTTGAGGAAATCATCTTGCAATTACATCATTTAGAATCAGGGGTGTTGGTAACCGATGATCGCACACTTGTCCAAAAATTATCTGAGGAGGAAAAAGTAGATTTTTCCCTATGGACTATAGACTACCATTATTCTTCCAGCGACCTTTCTTTCGATCATCAATTAGATATTGAAATTGAAAAAGCGCTGAAGACAATTGTATGGCTTCCGAGCGGTGGGTTTATCGTCATCGAACCGACAGAAGCGATGACGGTGATTGATGTGAATACTGGAAAGTTTACGGGGAAAACTCTTCAGGAGGAAACGATTGTTCAAACGAACTTGCAAGCAGCGAAAGAATTGACTCGACAAATGCAATTACGTGACCTGTCTGGAATGATTATCGTAGATTTTATTGATATGAAAAACGAAGAACACCGGAAAAAAGTGAAGCAAGTGGTGGAGCAACAAATAAAGAAGGATGTAAAACATGCCAAAGTACATGAAATGACTTCACTGGGACTCTTACAAATTACTCGAAAGAAAACGAAAAAGTCATTAACTGAAACGATTACATCTCCATGTCCTGCTTGTTTAGGGAAAGGACGCGTAAAAAGTGCGGAAACGATTGCTTTTCAGTTAGAACGGAAAATTTTGGAGTTTGCGCTTGATGACCATGAAGCCATTTTACTTGAAATGACCGAGGATGTTCATGATATTTTTGTGGGGGAACAATCCCGTGATCTTTCTCATTTGGAAACGCTTATAAAGAAAACATTATTTTATCGTACGAGTCAATCTGCTATTCCTTATGGCGAAATTCTTCGTTTTGGTACGAAAAATGAATTAAAGGAGATTGGAAAACGTCTGTGA
- the obgE gene encoding GTPase ObgE translates to MFVDQVKIYIKGGDGGNGMVAFRREKYVPKGGPAGGDGGKGADVIFEVDEGLRTLMDFRYQRHFKAPRGEHGMSKNQHGKNAADMIVKVPPGTVVRDEDTGELIADLTSHGQMAVVAKGGRGGRGNSRFATPANPAPELCENGEPGQERYVILELKLLADVGLVGFPSVGKSTLLSVVSSAKPKIAEYHFTTIVPNLGMVETEDGRSFVMADLPGLIEGAHAGVGLGHQFLRHIERTRVIVHVIDMSGMEGRDPYEDYVTINNELKEYNLRLTERPQLIVANKMDIPGAEENLKDFKEKLPEDVRIFPISAITKKGLRELLFAIADQLEKTAEFPLSESEEEQVTERVLYKHEESTQEFIITRESDGTFVVSGEKIERLFKMTDFTRDETVKRFARQLRSMGVDEALRQRGARNGDTVKLLEYEFEFVD, encoded by the coding sequence ATGTTTGTTGATCAAGTGAAAATTTATATAAAGGGCGGTGACGGCGGAAATGGGATGGTGGCATTCCGTCGTGAGAAATATGTGCCAAAAGGCGGCCCAGCTGGAGGCGATGGTGGAAAAGGTGCCGATGTGATTTTTGAAGTAGACGAAGGACTAAGAACTTTAATGGATTTTCGTTATCAGCGGCACTTCAAGGCCCCTCGCGGTGAACATGGGATGAGTAAAAATCAGCATGGGAAAAATGCTGCGGATATGATTGTAAAAGTCCCACCAGGCACTGTCGTGAGAGATGAAGATACTGGTGAATTAATTGCCGACTTAACGTCTCATGGTCAAATGGCCGTTGTTGCCAAAGGAGGACGAGGTGGACGTGGAAATTCACGATTTGCCACTCCTGCCAATCCGGCCCCAGAGCTATGTGAAAACGGTGAACCAGGACAGGAACGTTATGTCATTTTAGAGTTGAAACTTTTGGCTGATGTTGGGTTAGTTGGTTTTCCAAGTGTTGGAAAATCGACGTTATTATCTGTCGTTTCCTCTGCCAAACCGAAGATTGCAGAATATCATTTTACAACGATTGTTCCAAACTTAGGAATGGTTGAAACAGAGGATGGACGAAGCTTCGTTATGGCCGATCTGCCCGGATTAATTGAGGGGGCCCATGCAGGAGTTGGATTAGGTCATCAATTTTTACGCCATATTGAAAGAACAAGAGTCATCGTTCATGTTATAGATATGTCCGGGATGGAAGGGCGCGACCCTTATGAGGATTATGTGACAATCAATAATGAATTAAAGGAATATAATTTGCGTTTAACAGAAAGACCGCAATTAATCGTGGCTAATAAAATGGACATTCCAGGGGCAGAAGAAAACTTAAAGGATTTTAAAGAAAAGCTGCCTGAAGACGTTAGAATCTTCCCGATTTCCGCTATTACGAAGAAAGGTCTAAGAGAATTGTTGTTTGCCATCGCCGATCAATTGGAAAAAACAGCAGAATTCCCTCTTAGTGAATCGGAGGAAGAACAAGTCACTGAACGAGTCCTCTATAAACATGAAGAGTCTACTCAAGAATTTATCATTACAAGAGAATCAGATGGTACATTCGTTGTAAGTGGTGAGAAGATTGAGCGATTGTTTAAGATGACAGATTTCACCCGTGATGAAACAGTAAAAAGATTTGCACGCCAGTTGCGTTCTATGGGAGTAGATGAGGCACTAAGACAGCGGGGAGCCCGTAACGGAGATACCGTGAAATTATTAGAATATGAATTTGAATTTGTGGACTAA
- a CDS encoding M50 family metallopeptidase, with protein MSKFLLLLSKVHIHPLLWIVMAIAIFTGYFTELWMVLFIVVIHELGHSFAAQYFSWRVRKISFLPFGGVAEMDEHGNRPLKEEFIVILAGPLQHVWMAIAALLLERFGFFPGIQYDVFLQYNWMILLFNLLPIWPLDGGKLLMLVLCRNHTFLHALKWSILSSLILLSSISLLTILISPTHLHLWFVMLYLYVSLWKEWKQRHFVFMRFLLERYYGKKSAVVQLVPLHVSVDSTLPVILEQFQRGVKHPIIVFQNGEEKGQLDENEVLHAFFTEKQTTAKINDLLYLY; from the coding sequence TTGAGTAAATTCCTGCTTCTATTATCCAAAGTGCATATTCACCCCCTTCTTTGGATTGTAATGGCAATCGCCATCTTTACTGGTTATTTCACAGAATTATGGATGGTGCTTTTCATTGTGGTCATTCACGAATTAGGCCATTCTTTTGCTGCTCAGTATTTCTCTTGGAGGGTTCGAAAAATTTCTTTTCTGCCATTTGGCGGTGTTGCAGAGATGGATGAACACGGGAATCGCCCATTGAAGGAAGAATTTATCGTCATTTTAGCTGGTCCACTTCAGCATGTCTGGATGGCGATCGCTGCCCTTCTTCTTGAACGATTTGGATTTTTTCCGGGAATTCAATATGATGTTTTTTTGCAATATAATTGGATGATATTATTGTTTAATCTTCTTCCCATCTGGCCATTAGATGGGGGGAAACTATTGATGCTTGTTCTCTGTAGAAATCATACATTTTTACATGCGTTGAAATGGTCGATTTTATCTTCATTGATTCTGTTATCTTCGATTAGTTTGCTGACGATTCTTATTTCGCCAACTCATCTTCATCTATGGTTTGTCATGCTCTATTTATATGTGTCTCTATGGAAAGAATGGAAACAGCGTCATTTTGTGTTTATGAGATTTTTATTGGAACGTTATTACGGAAAAAAATCAGCCGTGGTTCAACTGGTCCCTTTACATGTATCGGTTGACTCTACATTACCTGTCATTTTAGAGCAATTTCAAAGGGGAGTGAAGCATCCGATCATCGTATTTCAAAATGGGGAGGAAAAAGGACAGCTTGATGAAAATGAAGTATTACATGCCTTTTTTACTGAAAAACAAACAACGGCGAAAATTAATGATTTGCTGTACTTATATTAG
- the rplU gene encoding 50S ribosomal protein L21 → MYAIIETGGKQVKVEEGQTIYIEKVNAAEGDTVTFDQVLFVGGDNVQVGSPIVEGATVTAKVEKQGRAKKLVVFKYKPKKNYRRKQGHRQPYTKVVIEKINA, encoded by the coding sequence ATGTACGCAATTATTGAAACTGGCGGTAAACAAGTAAAAGTTGAAGAAGGTCAAACAATCTACATCGAAAAGGTAAATGCTGCAGAAGGTGATACTGTAACATTTGACCAAGTATTATTTGTAGGTGGCGACAATGTTCAAGTAGGAAGCCCAATCGTAGAAGGCGCTACTGTAACAGCAAAAGTTGAAAAACAAGGTCGCGCAAAAAAATTGGTTGTATTCAAATACAAACCTAAAAAGAACTATCGACGTAAACAAGGTCATCGTCAACCATATACGAAAGTTGTTATTGAAAAAATCAACGCGTAA
- a CDS encoding Spo0B C-terminal domain-containing protein produces MKNDWTIIQLMQQTRHDWMNKIQLIKGNIDLNRIDRVKDIIDDIILEARQESKLTNLKMPRFAQLLLTYNWTNSFLRLEYEIIDEDLELHVDDEQLTDWCEAFLYKLEISLQPYGENHLYISLEKSLNDHVRFFFDFGGIIKDKDAMIEWLQLAEKEQMVHKINILHLSEREFSFELLLHNAKK; encoded by the coding sequence ATGAAAAATGATTGGACGATCATACAATTGATGCAGCAAACGCGCCATGACTGGATGAATAAAATCCAGCTTATTAAAGGAAATATTGACTTGAACCGGATAGACCGTGTAAAAGATATTATTGATGATATTATTCTAGAAGCACGGCAAGAGTCTAAATTAACGAATTTAAAAATGCCACGCTTTGCACAATTGTTATTAACTTATAATTGGACAAACTCTTTCCTTCGGTTAGAATATGAGATTATTGATGAAGATTTGGAATTGCATGTTGATGATGAGCAATTAACCGATTGGTGTGAAGCTTTCTTATACAAACTAGAAATTAGTTTACAGCCATATGGGGAGAATCACCTTTATATTTCACTTGAAAAATCATTAAACGATCATGTTCGTTTCTTTTTTGATTTTGGTGGAATAATAAAGGATAAGGATGCTATGATTGAATGGCTACAATTAGCAGAGAAAGAACAGATGGTTCATAAAATAAATATTTTACATCTTTCTGAGAGGGAATTTTCCTTTGAATTGCTTTTACATAATGCCAAAAAATAG
- a CDS encoding ACT domain-containing protein yields the protein MEELQVGNKELDQKFYLVREDVLPEAMKKTLEAKELIERGKAQSVFEAVQKVDLSRSAFYKYRDTVFPFHTIVKEKIISLFFYLEDRSGTLSELLALVAQYHCNILTIHQTIPLQGRANVTLSLNVTDMSIDLEELLSRLRRLEFVDKVDVLGSGA from the coding sequence ATGGAGGAACTGCAAGTGGGGAATAAAGAACTCGATCAAAAGTTTTATCTTGTGAGGGAAGATGTGTTACCCGAAGCAATGAAAAAGACTTTAGAAGCAAAGGAGCTAATCGAACGAGGGAAAGCTCAATCTGTTTTTGAAGCGGTACAAAAAGTTGATTTAAGCAGAAGTGCCTTTTATAAATATCGAGATACTGTTTTTCCTTTTCATACCATCGTGAAAGAAAAAATTATTTCATTGTTTTTTTATTTAGAGGATCGATCTGGTACATTATCAGAATTATTAGCGCTTGTTGCTCAATACCACTGTAATATTTTGACGATTCATCAAACGATTCCGCTTCAGGGACGGGCAAATGTGACTCTTTCCCTAAACGTAACCGATATGAGTATTGATTTAGAGGAATTATTGTCAAGATTAAGACGCTTAGAATTTGTAGATAAAGTCGATGTACTAGGTTCCGGTGCATAA
- the nadB gene encoding L-aspartate oxidase, whose protein sequence is MCKTITNVIIIGSGISALQLSKYISEPLNVIIITKLATTVSNSYKAQGGIASVLSEKDQFTFHIQDTLTAGRFHQSEEAVNRLVQEGSAIVKGLVQEGLPVDRDSDGHIDLGLEGAHSQKRIVHCGGDATGKHVVDYLLETIHDRVTIMEHEFAYELLLTEDRSQVIGVKTKNEQGEIKEYFAQHIVLASGGMGGLYPYTSNQSVIFGDGIAMAYRAGAELTDLEFIQFHPTLLYVNGETKGLVSEAVRGEGGILVDEDGKRIMENVHPLKDLAPRHVTAFEIYKTRNQGKNVFLNITDIDHFSSKFPTITKLCEENGISIEKGLIPVTPGSHFLMGGILIDAFGRTSLKGLYAIGETACSGVHGANRLASNSLLEGLVFGKRTAEFINHAPIETFPESTVFSYQSAIHQDEVEDLSKTELQQSMMEHLFVVRDEQSIQEQIDWLRSHHVESFFQRSLEQLSIDKIQLVFMYMNSYLVSTSALLRKESRGAHIRADFPKEELFWKDQQIIHTVNQVEVRSCFYEHDQVRTYA, encoded by the coding sequence ATGTGTAAAACTATAACAAATGTCATCATTATTGGCAGTGGAATTTCTGCGTTACAACTTTCTAAGTATATTAGTGAGCCATTGAATGTGATTATTATCACAAAGTTAGCTACAACGGTTAGTAATTCATATAAAGCACAAGGTGGAATTGCATCTGTTCTTTCTGAAAAAGACCAATTTACCTTTCATATTCAAGATACTTTAACTGCAGGAAGATTTCATCAATCCGAAGAGGCGGTGAATCGTTTAGTTCAGGAAGGCTCAGCGATTGTAAAAGGTTTAGTTCAGGAAGGTTTACCAGTCGATCGAGATTCAGACGGTCATATTGATTTAGGTTTAGAAGGGGCCCATAGTCAGAAGCGAATTGTTCATTGTGGTGGAGACGCAACTGGAAAGCATGTGGTGGACTATTTATTAGAGACCATCCATGATCGTGTGACCATTATGGAACATGAATTTGCTTATGAACTTTTATTAACAGAGGATCGCTCACAAGTCATTGGCGTCAAAACGAAAAACGAACAAGGGGAAATAAAAGAATATTTCGCCCAACATATTGTGCTCGCATCCGGCGGAATGGGAGGATTATATCCATATACTTCGAATCAATCGGTAATATTCGGAGACGGTATTGCAATGGCCTACCGTGCGGGGGCTGAATTGACAGATTTAGAATTTATTCAATTCCATCCAACATTGCTGTACGTCAATGGGGAGACAAAGGGCCTTGTTTCCGAAGCTGTCCGGGGTGAAGGTGGAATTCTAGTCGACGAGGATGGAAAAAGGATCATGGAGAATGTGCATCCATTGAAGGATTTAGCGCCAAGACATGTGACGGCTTTTGAAATTTATAAAACGCGAAATCAAGGAAAAAATGTATTTTTAAATATAACAGACATTGACCATTTTTCAAGTAAATTTCCGACGATCACGAAGCTGTGTGAGGAAAATGGGATTTCCATTGAAAAAGGACTGATCCCTGTAACCCCTGGAAGCCATTTTTTAATGGGGGGGATATTGATTGATGCCTTTGGTAGAACCTCTTTAAAAGGGCTTTACGCTATTGGCGAAACAGCGTGTAGTGGTGTTCACGGGGCCAATCGATTAGCGAGTAATTCTTTATTAGAAGGACTTGTATTTGGAAAAAGAACAGCCGAGTTTATCAATCATGCTCCTATTGAAACATTTCCTGAATCGACTGTTTTCTCTTATCAATCTGCCATTCATCAAGATGAGGTTGAAGATCTATCTAAAACAGAATTACAACAATCGATGATGGAACATCTTTTTGTTGTCCGTGATGAACAGTCAATACAAGAGCAGATTGATTGGCTGCGTTCACATCATGTTGAGTCATTTTTTCAAAGATCATTGGAACAGCTTTCGATAGATAAAATCCAATTAGTATTTATGTATATGAATAGTTATTTAGTTTCGACATCTGCCCTTCTTCGGAAAGAAAGTCGTGGAGCCCATATTCGGGCAGATTTTCCGAAAGAGGAGTTGTTTTGGAAAGATCAACAAATTATTCATACAGTGAATCAAGTAGAAGTTAGGAGTTGTTTTTATGAACATGATCAAGTTAGAACTTATGCTTAA
- a CDS encoding ribosomal-processing cysteine protease Prp, protein MIKVLIQKDSSGKIRSFTMDGHANFSKHGKDIVCAGASAVSFGTLNAIMSITKVEPIIEQGDDGGYIKCVFPNDLPESVEEQVQLLLEGMIVSLQTIERDYGKYIKITFQ, encoded by the coding sequence ATGATTAAAGTTCTGATACAAAAAGATTCTTCTGGCAAAATTCGTTCATTTACAATGGATGGACATGCCAATTTTTCAAAGCATGGAAAAGACATCGTTTGTGCAGGAGCATCTGCCGTATCATTTGGGACATTGAATGCCATCATGTCCATTACAAAGGTGGAGCCAATCATTGAGCAAGGTGATGATGGTGGTTATATCAAATGTGTATTTCCAAATGATCTTCCTGAAAGTGTAGAGGAACAAGTTCAACTGCTTCTTGAAGGAATGATTGTCTCATTGCAAACGATTGAACGTGATTACGGAAAATATATAAAAATTACCTTTCAATAG